The Mycolicibacterium mageritense genome contains a region encoding:
- the cysD gene encoding sulfate adenylyltransferase subunit CysD, producing MTTTEKPDTRSGHYELSHLRSLEAEAIHIIREVAAEFERPVLLFSGGKDSIVMLHLALKAFKPGRLPFPVMHVDTGHNFDEVLETRDELVAEHGVRLVVAKVQDDIDAGRVVETIPSRNPLQTVTLLRAIRENKFDAAFGGARRDEEKARAKERVFSFRDEFGQWDPKAQRPELWNLYNGRHHKGEHIRVFPLSNWTEFDIWSYIGAEKIKLPSIYYAHQRKVFERDGMLLAVHRHLQPRKDEPIIEKSVRFRTVGDVTCTGCVESTAATVSEVIAETAVSRLTERGATRADDRISEAGMEDRKREGYF from the coding sequence GTGACGACCACTGAGAAGCCCGACACGAGGTCGGGGCACTACGAGCTGAGCCACCTGCGTTCGCTGGAGGCCGAGGCCATCCACATCATCCGCGAGGTGGCCGCCGAGTTCGAGCGGCCCGTGCTGCTGTTTTCCGGCGGCAAGGACTCGATCGTGATGCTGCACCTGGCGCTCAAGGCCTTCAAACCGGGGCGGTTGCCGTTCCCGGTCATGCACGTCGACACCGGACACAACTTCGACGAGGTTCTCGAGACCCGCGACGAGCTGGTGGCCGAGCACGGTGTGCGGCTGGTCGTGGCCAAGGTGCAGGACGACATCGACGCGGGCCGCGTGGTGGAAACCATCCCGTCGCGCAATCCGCTGCAGACCGTGACGCTGCTGCGCGCCATCCGTGAGAACAAGTTCGACGCGGCGTTCGGCGGGGCCCGCCGCGACGAGGAGAAGGCCCGTGCCAAGGAGCGCGTGTTCTCCTTCCGTGACGAGTTCGGCCAGTGGGATCCGAAGGCGCAGCGCCCCGAGCTGTGGAACCTCTACAACGGGCGGCACCACAAGGGCGAGCACATCCGGGTGTTCCCGCTGTCCAACTGGACCGAGTTCGACATCTGGTCCTACATCGGCGCCGAGAAGATCAAGCTCCCCAGCATCTACTACGCGCACCAACGCAAGGTTTTCGAGCGCGACGGCATGCTGCTGGCCGTGCACCGCCACCTGCAGCCGCGCAAGGACGAGCCGATCATCGAGAAGTCGGTGCGGTTCCGGACCGTCGGCGACGTCACGTGCACGGGCTGCGTCGAGTCAACCGCCGCAACGGTTTCCGAGGTGATCGCGGAAACCGCGGTGTCTCGGTTGACCGAGCGCGGCGCCACGCGCGCCGACGACCGCATTTCGGAGGCCGGAATGGAAGACCGCAAGCGAGAGGGCTACTTCTGA
- the cysN gene encoding sulfate adenylyltransferase subunit CysN — protein MSTLLRIATAGSVDDGKSTLIGRLLFDSKAVMEDQLAAVERTSKERGNDYTDLALVTDGLRAEREQGITIDVAYRYFATAKRKFIIADTPGHIQYTRNMVTGTSTAQLAIVLVDARHGLLEQSRRHAFLASLLGIQHIVLAVNKMDLIDWDQARFEAIRDEFHAFAARLDVHDVTTIPLSALNGDNVVTKSDVTPWYDGPALLSHLEDVYIAGDRNLVDVRFPVQYVIRPQTHDHHDHRSYAGTVASGVMRVGDDVVVLPAGKSSRITEIAGPSGPVDEAFPPMAVALSLSDDIDISRGDMIARPNNQPRVVQDFDATVCWMADDSSLEPGREYVIKHTTRTTRVKVAGLDYRLDVNTLHRDKSATALKLNELGRISLRTQAPLLLDEYSRNAATGSFILIDPNTNGTVAAGMVLRDARNESSSPNTVRHASLVTPGDRLTRGRTVWFTGLSGSGKSSVAVLVEQKLLERGVPAYVLDGDNLRHGLNADLGFSMADRAENLRRLAHVATLLADSGQVVLVPAISPLAEHRELARKVHTDAGCDFYEVFCDTPLEDCERRDPKGLYAKARAGEITHFTGIDSPYQRPKNPDLRLTPDRSPDELAELVIDLMEIPR, from the coding sequence ATGTCGACGCTGCTGCGCATCGCCACCGCCGGGTCCGTCGACGACGGAAAGTCCACACTGATCGGCCGGCTGCTGTTCGACTCCAAGGCCGTCATGGAGGACCAGCTCGCGGCCGTCGAGCGCACCTCGAAGGAACGCGGCAACGACTACACGGATCTGGCTCTGGTCACCGACGGCCTGCGCGCCGAGCGCGAGCAGGGCATCACCATCGACGTCGCATACCGCTATTTCGCCACGGCCAAGCGCAAATTCATCATCGCCGACACTCCGGGGCACATCCAGTACACGCGCAACATGGTGACCGGAACGTCCACCGCGCAGCTGGCCATCGTGCTGGTCGACGCGCGCCACGGCCTGCTCGAGCAGTCGCGTCGGCATGCCTTCCTCGCGTCGCTGCTGGGGATCCAGCACATCGTGCTCGCGGTCAACAAGATGGACCTGATCGACTGGGACCAGGCCCGTTTCGAGGCGATCCGCGACGAGTTCCATGCGTTCGCCGCCCGGTTGGACGTGCACGACGTCACCACGATCCCGCTGTCGGCGCTCAACGGCGACAACGTCGTCACCAAATCGGATGTCACGCCGTGGTACGACGGCCCGGCGCTGCTGAGCCACCTGGAAGACGTCTACATCGCGGGTGACCGCAACCTGGTCGACGTGCGGTTCCCGGTGCAGTACGTGATCCGGCCGCAGACCCACGACCACCACGATCACCGCAGCTATGCGGGCACCGTGGCCAGTGGCGTGATGCGGGTCGGTGACGACGTCGTGGTGCTGCCCGCAGGCAAGTCCTCTCGCATCACCGAGATCGCAGGCCCCAGTGGCCCGGTCGACGAGGCGTTCCCGCCCATGGCGGTGGCGCTGAGCCTGTCCGACGACATCGACATCTCGCGGGGCGACATGATCGCGCGGCCCAACAATCAACCGCGCGTGGTGCAGGACTTCGACGCCACGGTGTGTTGGATGGCCGACGACTCCTCGCTGGAGCCCGGCCGCGAGTACGTCATCAAGCACACCACCCGCACCACCCGCGTCAAGGTCGCCGGTCTCGACTATCGCCTCGACGTCAACACCCTGCACCGCGACAAGTCCGCCACCGCGCTCAAACTCAATGAGCTGGGCCGCATTTCGCTGCGCACGCAGGCTCCGCTGCTGCTCGACGAGTACAGCCGCAACGCCGCCACCGGGTCGTTCATCCTGATCGACCCCAACACCAACGGCACCGTGGCCGCAGGCATGGTGCTGCGCGATGCCCGCAACGAGTCGTCGAGCCCGAACACCGTGCGGCACGCGTCGCTGGTCACCCCGGGCGACCGGCTCACCCGCGGCCGCACCGTGTGGTTCACCGGGCTGTCCGGTTCGGGCAAGTCCTCGGTGGCCGTGCTGGTCGAACAGAAGCTGCTCGAAAGAGGCGTGCCTGCTTACGTTCTCGACGGAGACAACCTGAGGCACGGGCTCAACGCCGACCTCGGATTCTCGATGGCCGACCGGGCCGAGAACCTGCGCAGGCTCGCCCACGTCGCGACGCTGCTGGCCGATTCCGGTCAGGTGGTGCTGGTGCCCGCCATCAGCCCGCTGGCCGAACATCGCGAGCTCGCGCGCAAGGTGCACACCGACGCGGGGTGCGATTTCTACGAGGTGTTCTGCGACACACCGCTGGAGGATTGCGAACGCCGCGATCCCAAGGGCCTTTACGCTAAGGCGCGTGCGGGTGAGATCACGCATTTCACCGGCATCGACAGCCCGTACCAGCGGCCGAAGAACCCGGACCTGCGGCTCACGCCCGACCGCAGCCCGGACGAACTGGCCGAGCTGGTGATCGACCTGATGGAGATTCCACGGTGA
- a CDS encoding MFS transporter: MALLVAGAFFMEILDATIITPAIPLIASSLNVEAVDVNVAISAYLVTVAVLIPASGWMADRFGIRRVFIAAIAVFTLASVGCALSTSLPMLVGMRVLQGVGGAMMVPVGRLAVLRYSAKSDLVRAIALLTWPALAAPVVAPVLGGAIATLGSWRWIFAVNIPIGVIGFVLALKLIRGEPQPAPRSLDWPGLLALGSGIAVALIALENVRVSGTDWVLVGGCAAAAVILLAAAVWRLSSARAPLVALRVLRVRTLRITVSAGSLYRMVITAVPFLLPLQFQLEFGWTPFAAGLMVAALFAGNLTIKPVTTPLMRRFGIRTVLLVNGVVSVGCFGLLALLRPGLPVVAIAAILYVSGALRSIGFTAYNSLAFSDVDGDDLTHANTLNASVQELAAGLGIAVAALLLSQLTSYPATFLVLGAFLALTLIESLRLPRTAGAHVSGHG, from the coding sequence ATGGCGTTGTTGGTGGCCGGCGCGTTCTTCATGGAGATCCTCGACGCGACCATCATCACCCCGGCGATACCGCTGATCGCGTCGTCGCTGAACGTCGAGGCCGTCGATGTCAACGTCGCGATCTCGGCCTATCTGGTCACCGTCGCGGTGCTGATTCCCGCGAGCGGCTGGATGGCCGACCGGTTCGGGATCCGGCGGGTTTTCATCGCCGCCATCGCGGTGTTCACGCTGGCCTCGGTCGGCTGCGCGCTGAGCACATCGCTGCCGATGCTGGTCGGCATGCGCGTGCTGCAGGGTGTCGGCGGCGCCATGATGGTGCCCGTCGGGCGGCTCGCGGTGTTGCGGTACAGCGCGAAATCGGACCTGGTGCGGGCCATTGCGCTGCTGACGTGGCCTGCGCTCGCGGCACCCGTGGTCGCGCCGGTTCTCGGCGGTGCGATCGCGACGCTCGGCAGCTGGCGGTGGATCTTCGCGGTGAACATTCCGATCGGCGTGATCGGATTCGTGCTCGCACTCAAGCTGATTCGCGGTGAGCCGCAGCCCGCGCCGCGGTCGCTCGACTGGCCCGGCCTGCTCGCGTTGGGTTCGGGGATCGCGGTCGCGCTCATCGCGCTGGAGAACGTCAGGGTCTCGGGTACCGACTGGGTGCTGGTCGGCGGATGCGCCGCGGCCGCGGTGATCCTGCTGGCGGCCGCGGTCTGGCGGTTGTCGAGCGCGCGCGCACCCCTGGTGGCACTACGCGTACTGCGCGTACGCACCCTGCGCATCACGGTGTCGGCCGGGTCGCTGTACCGCATGGTGATCACCGCGGTGCCGTTCCTGCTCCCGTTGCAGTTCCAGCTCGAGTTCGGTTGGACACCGTTCGCCGCGGGTTTGATGGTGGCCGCGCTGTTCGCGGGCAATCTGACGATCAAACCGGTCACGACGCCGCTCATGCGGCGGTTCGGCATCCGCACCGTGCTGTTGGTCAACGGTGTCGTATCGGTCGGATGCTTCGGGCTGCTCGCGCTGCTGCGCCCGGGCCTGCCCGTCGTGGCGATCGCCGCGATCCTCTATGTCAGCGGTGCGCTGCGGTCCATCGGCTTCACGGCCTACAACAGCCTGGCATTCTCCGACGTCGACGGTGACGACCTGACCCACGCCAACACGCTCAACGCGTCGGTGCAGGAACTGGCCGCAGGCCTCGGCATCGCCGTCGCGGCCCTGCTGCTGAGCCAGCTGACGTCATATCCCGCGACGTTCCTGGTGCTCGGTGCGTTTCTTGCGCTGACCCTGATCGAGAGCCTGCGGTTGCCGCGGACCGCCGGCGCACACGTCAGCGGACACGGCTGA